A section of the Bacillus sp. HSf4 genome encodes:
- the rpsO gene encoding 30S ribosomal protein S15, producing MAITQERKNQLISEFKTHESDTGSPEVQIAILTDQINNLNEHLRVHKKDHHSRRGLLKMVGKRRNLLTYLRNKDVTRYRELINKLGLRR from the coding sequence ATGGCAATTACTCAAGAGCGTAAAAACCAACTCATCAGCGAGTTCAAAACACACGAATCTGACACGGGATCACCGGAAGTTCAGATCGCTATCCTAACAGATCAAATCAACAACTTGAACGAGCATTTGCGCGTTCACAAGAAAGACCATCACTCACGTCGCGGTCTTCTTAAAATGGTAGGTAAACGTCGTAATCTTCTTACGTATCTTCGTAACAAAGACGTAACTCGTTACCGTGAGTTGATCAACAAGCTAGGATTACGTCGATAA